GATCGGCGCGTGTATTGGCCGGTCACGCAGCACAGCGGGGCGGCATATCCAGCTTGCCTTGCAGCGGCTACGCGAAGAAATGGGGGTGAGCCGGTATGAGTAGACTTCTCCCCTATGAAACAATCCTCAAAGCCCGTGAGGGCGACCCAGAAGCCGTGAACGCTGTCCTGCTCCACTACGCCGGATATATCCGCTATTTCTCAAAAGTGAACGGGCAGGTCAACGCCGAGGTGGAGGACTATGTAAAGCAGCGGTTAATTGACTGTCAATTCAAGTTCCGGCTTGACGAACCACCGGACAAGTCATAAAAACTGAATACCAGCCGCCACCGACGCGGCCAGCG
The Ruminococcus gauvreauii genome window above contains:
- a CDS encoding helix-turn-helix domain-containing protein, encoding MSRLLPYETILKAREGDPEAVNAVLLHYAGYIRYFSKVNGQVNAEVEDYVKQRLIDCQFKFRLDEPPDKS